The Alkalibacter rhizosphaerae genomic sequence GGAATGATCGTTTTGGATGTGGCCGCACCCATTTTATTGATGTTGGGTTTGACCAGTACATCCTCAGGTAGTGTGGCATTGTTGAATAATTTTGAAGTGGTGGCAACCTCATTGGTGGCATTGGTCATATTTAAGGAACATTTGGATGGAAGAATGTGGATCGCATTGTCACTGATCACTGGGGCCAGTTTTTTATTGTCCATAGAAAACATAGGGGAATTCACCTTCTCAATGGGGTCCATATTTGTGCTTCTTGCTACGATATGTTGGGGGATCGAAAACAACTGTACCAGAATGTTGTCCCTGAAAGATCCCCTTCAAGTGGTCATGGTCAAAGGTCTGGGTTCCGGCATGGGCGCCTTGATCATTGCAATTTGGGTTCGAAGTCCGATTATTTACCCGTGGTATATGGTGCCGGCTTTGTTGTTGGGATTTGTTTCCTACGGATTGAGCATCTATTTTTATATCCATGCGCAACGTCATCTGGGAGCGGCCAGGACCAGTGCATTTTATGCTGCAGCCCCATTTGTAGGGGTGGTCGTCTCCTGGATCTTGTTTCAGGAAAGCATTTCAACAACATTTGCAATGGCAATGGGATTGATGTTGGTCGGATCATACCTTGTGGTATCCGAAAGACACTCTCACCTGCATCTTCATGAAGAGATGCGCCATGACCATCGACACTCTCATGAAGACTTTCACAGCACTCATTTTCATGCGGATTCTATCGATGGTGAACACAGTCACACCCATGTTCACGAAGCCGTGGAACACGATCACCAACATACCCCGGACATGCACCATCATCATGAGCATGGAAACGAATGAAACGAGAAGTTTGTCTTGCTTGTCGAGATAGAATATGATATATTATTCACAGAAAGTTAAGCACGCACAATTTAATACAAACCAATAAAACCACGAAGGTTGATGTTTCTATTTCTAAGAATGGAATAGTCTGCCTTCGCTTTTTTTGTTTGAAACAAGAAAACGACGGCAAAGGTAAAAAGATCACGAACAGGAGTGAAAAACGATGAAAAAGAAAATTGGTTTCAAGTTGGCGGTAATTCTTTTATCAGCGGCGTTCGTTTTTGCCGGTTGTTCCGGTGACAAAG encodes the following:
- a CDS encoding DMT family transporter, producing the protein MTAILAAVLYGISVPISKLLLEGIPPEWMAALLYLGAGFGMMLINGFRKRNGSERMEATLAKEDRPFIVGMIVLDVAAPILLMLGLTSTSSGSVALLNNFEVVATSLVALVIFKEHLDGRMWIALSLITGASFLLSIENIGEFTFSMGSIFVLLATICWGIENNCTRMLSLKDPLQVVMVKGLGSGMGALIIAIWVRSPIIYPWYMVPALLLGFVSYGLSIYFYIHAQRHLGAARTSAFYAAAPFVGVVVSWILFQESISTTFAMAMGLMLVGSYLVVSERHSHLHLHEEMRHDHRHSHEDFHSTHFHADSIDGEHSHTHVHEAVEHDHQHTPDMHHHHEHGNE